Proteins encoded together in one Desulfuromonas sp. window:
- a CDS encoding methyl-accepting chemotaxis protein has product MILFSGIKFKIWICVGVVALGFLVATVVTFNANNQLVNDLSSLRDADFPLSLRGTEAQNVFLKQSSFYEDAFLLADEEALEKANILGNTVLSLLDEMVELSTEGGKVNTKFHQALIEFRENYAGYKAKASKYYTMLAEGEDVASLQDEIREVGQLQQSLTAAIYDLNQTHVASVEDQIAAGESLANNTSNLILVLFLAFMVLSAVIINIASGRLLIKPIRSVQNLATRLAEGDIDAARTFEIKADGEVGDLVKAMTGMADNLREMVLKVNSSSDQITEISANLTSTARQVDKSARGQVEEVGKTSAAIERIDNSVADVARSMGHITATSDDVTTSILEQVASTEEIAQNVENLSESAENVNSSIVEIASNIKQVSESVSGLKEEADVTASSVAEMESSIRQVEQGAKDTAEITASVRQDAEAGQKAVDATISGMSRIKETSEQAAQAINSFSDKAQNIGEILSVIDNLADETNLLALNAAIIAAQAGEHGRGFAVVADQIKELADQTSLSTKEIVSIIEGVQMESRNAVSAINEAEKNISEGESLSLQSGEALKKIVSGSQQVAGEMNKISSATREQVKGGEMIRIAMDRVSDMVNQIVSAIREQESGSKLIISVSENMRDLTGKINTSTREQSDASRNVAAGMEEVNGMIQKVNMACDEQRKESQQIVEAVAGINLSAQGNLKATAVVSDAAGSLKTQTDMLLQGIGKFKVGNGRSASNIVPLPKVAGTGSEKTDREVVLDVDESGAVNDSPDKIET; this is encoded by the coding sequence ATGATTCTTTTCAGCGGTATCAAATTCAAGATCTGGATCTGTGTCGGGGTCGTTGCTCTCGGCTTTCTCGTAGCGACAGTCGTGACCTTCAATGCCAACAATCAGTTGGTCAATGATCTCAGTAGCTTGCGTGATGCCGATTTTCCTCTTTCCTTACGCGGTACCGAGGCTCAGAATGTTTTTTTGAAACAATCCAGCTTTTATGAGGATGCCTTCCTTCTGGCCGATGAAGAAGCCCTTGAAAAGGCGAATATCCTCGGCAATACGGTGCTCTCACTACTCGATGAAATGGTTGAACTCTCAACAGAGGGTGGCAAGGTAAACACCAAATTCCATCAAGCCCTGATTGAATTCCGCGAAAATTATGCCGGTTACAAGGCGAAAGCCAGCAAATACTACACGATGCTGGCTGAAGGGGAGGATGTCGCATCGCTGCAGGATGAGATTCGGGAAGTTGGCCAGTTACAGCAGAGCTTGACCGCCGCAATTTACGATCTCAACCAGACGCATGTCGCTTCAGTCGAAGATCAGATCGCTGCTGGCGAATCTCTCGCTAACAACACATCAAATCTGATTCTTGTTTTGTTTCTGGCTTTCATGGTTCTTTCGGCTGTGATTATCAATATTGCCTCGGGGAGACTGTTGATCAAACCGATCCGGTCAGTTCAGAATCTGGCGACACGTCTTGCCGAAGGCGACATCGATGCTGCCAGGACTTTTGAAATCAAGGCGGACGGTGAGGTTGGTGATCTGGTCAAGGCGATGACCGGGATGGCCGATAACCTGCGTGAGATGGTTCTCAAGGTCAATAGTTCATCTGATCAGATAACAGAAATTTCTGCAAATCTGACCAGCACGGCCCGGCAGGTGGATAAATCAGCACGTGGACAGGTAGAGGAGGTTGGTAAAACCTCTGCTGCGATCGAGCGGATTGATAACTCGGTTGCTGATGTTGCCCGTTCAATGGGCCATATCACTGCGACTTCCGATGATGTGACCACGTCAATACTCGAGCAGGTTGCGAGTACCGAGGAGATCGCCCAGAATGTCGAGAACCTGTCCGAATCGGCCGAAAACGTCAATTCATCGATTGTTGAGATCGCGAGCAATATCAAACAGGTTTCCGAAAGTGTTTCCGGGTTGAAGGAAGAGGCCGATGTGACCGCCTCGTCGGTAGCTGAAATGGAAAGTTCAATCCGCCAGGTTGAACAGGGAGCAAAGGATACAGCCGAGATTACAGCAAGCGTTCGGCAGGATGCCGAGGCCGGCCAGAAGGCTGTAGATGCGACAATTTCCGGAATGTCACGCATCAAGGAAACATCCGAACAGGCCGCCCAGGCCATCAACTCCTTTTCCGACAAGGCCCAGAATATCGGTGAAATTCTTTCAGTGATCGACAATCTTGCCGACGAGACAAATCTTTTGGCGCTGAATGCAGCCATCATCGCAGCACAGGCCGGAGAACATGGTCGCGGTTTTGCCGTGGTGGCCGACCAGATCAAGGAGCTGGCGGACCAGACATCGTTGTCGACCAAGGAAATCGTGTCGATAATCGAGGGCGTTCAGATGGAAAGCCGCAATGCCGTCAGTGCAATCAATGAAGCAGAGAAAAACATTTCCGAGGGCGAAAGCCTCTCGCTCCAATCAGGTGAAGCCCTGAAGAAAATCGTCTCCGGATCGCAGCAGGTCGCCGGAGAAATGAACAAGATATCTTCGGCCACGCGCGAACAAGTCAAAGGCGGTGAGATGATCCGGATTGCCATGGATCGTGTCTCCGATATGGTCAATCAGATTGTATCCGCTATTCGTGAACAGGAATCGGGCAGTAAATTAATCATTTCCGTCTCGGAAAACATGCGTGACCTGACCGGTAAGATCAACACATCGACCCGTGAGCAGAGTGATGCAAGCCGGAATGTTGCTGCCGGCATGGAAGAAGTTAACGGTATGATCCAGAAGGTCAACATGGCTTGCGATGAGCAACGGAAAGAGAGCCAGCAGATCGTCGAGGCTGTCGCCGGGATCAATCTGTCAGCACAGGGGAACCTGAAAGCGACTGCTGTAGTCAGTGATGCCGCAGGATCGCTCAAGACCCAGACCGACATGCTGTTACAGGGGATTGGTAAATTCAAGGTCGGCAATGGCCGCAGCGCCAGCAACATTGTGCCGCTGCCGAAGGTTGCAGGAACCGGTAGCGAAAAGACTGACCGGGAAGTTGTTCTGGACGTTGATGAGTCAGGAGCTGTCAACGATTCGCCGGATAAA
- a CDS encoding phosphate ABC transporter substrate-binding protein, translating to MNLPKPKIYGGYTMKYLICVLTLSMLLVSSVAFAADYVVITNKSNPVTVVSAKEVKNIYLGKQRSWNDGSQVTVYTQTASPVNGAFLKKIVKKSPQQYSTFWKKSLFTGTGLPPKDFPDDAAMKKAVAAKAGAIGYISAASLDDSVKKLDIN from the coding sequence ATGAACCTTCCCAAGCCTAAAATATACGGAGGCTATACGATGAAATATTTGATATGTGTCCTGACCCTTTCAATGCTCCTGGTCAGTTCAGTCGCGTTCGCTGCTGATTATGTGGTGATTACCAATAAATCAAATCCGGTAACGGTTGTCTCGGCCAAGGAGGTCAAGAATATTTATCTCGGTAAACAGCGTAGTTGGAACGATGGCTCACAGGTTACCGTTTATACCCAGACGGCTTCACCGGTGAATGGAGCTTTTCTTAAGAAAATAGTGAAAAAATCGCCGCAGCAGTATTCAACTTTCTGGAAAAAATCACTCTTCACCGGCACCGGATTGCCGCCGAAAGATTTCCCGGATGATGCTGCCATGAAAAAGGCGGTTGCTGCCAAGGCCGGTGCGATCGGCTATATTTCAGCAGCGTCACTGGACGATTCAGTCAAGAAGCTGGATATCAATTAA